A segment of the Parasynechococcus marenigrum WH 8102 genome:
ACAAGCTGCTGAATGAAATGCCATCAAAAGCATGGTATCCGCGACAGATCGTCAGACAAACGGATCGAATGGCTAACCCAGCTATAAATCCAGCTGATTGGAAAGTAATTATTGATTACATTCGTGATGATTGGCGACATTATCATGAGCAGGGAGGAATGAAAGGACCTGCAACAAGAATATGGCGAGATGCCTTTTGGCATTTCTGCCTATTCATGAAAAATACCGGGATGAGTCCTGAGGAGATCTTGAAACTCAAATGGAAAAACGTCGAGATACGAGACATAGGCAGGATTGACAGCAAAGGCGAACGACAAGAATGGCTAGTTGCGTACATCAACACAATCCGAGCGAAGACACAACAGATGCGAGAAATACCAACTAACCAAGGCAAAGAACTAAAGAGATATATGCAGATGCTGAAGGACTACTGCGCTAAGTACAAGATTCCAAATTCAATAGGACCTAACACGCTGGTCTTTGGCAATCCAAATCTAAACTTCGAACCATATGGCCACTGGCGATACGGAAGGTGCTGGCGTGAAATCAGAGAAGAACTAGCCGACAAGCTCAAAGGCCACAAGTTCAGCAATCACCCATACACCCTGTACTCAATGCGAGCAACATTTATAGAAGATCATCTGCGTAGAGGCACAGACATCTTTCTACTGGCACGGATGGCTGGCCACGACGTCAAAGAATTAATGAAGAGCTACGAAAGACTTGACATAAGAGAAAGAACCAAAGAAATAACGACAATTGAATTCGGCAAGCAGAAAAGCAAGGAGGAAGACTTCCTGATCGACCTGATGCAACCAGAAGACGATCAAATCTGAGGCCTCGGCCGAAAAACAGGTTTCTCAATAAGGGTGAATTATTGACAATTCGCGCATGCGCGAAATTTGAGACTGCTCACGAAATTTGCCATATGCCAAACAAGAGGTTAATTTGGCTTTAGAGAACAACTCACAATGACTACTAGCACTACAACAAAAGATCGTCACATTACTGACGAAGAATTTGAAGATATTCTTGAATCAGATACATCTCAGAAGCTGTCCATGTCGATTGAGAGGCAGCCATCGGCTTTATCTCAATCAGATATCGAGCCTGGCCTGCAGGAAACATTCAATGAGAACTGGGAAGCCAGTATTATCAGCGGACTAACACCGGATCAAATAAGATTACTCAAAGAAAGAACATATTATGCCAATAAATATTACTGGGCTGCTGGCAAATCAATCAGAGAGACAGCCAGATACTTAGCTGAGATTAGAGAAAATTGCCAAACAGGAACATGGATGGCATTATGCGAAAGCAACAAGCTTAATATCAGCTCCTCGAAAGCCCGCGAGCTCGCTAATGTATGGGATAAATGGTTAAAGCATGACTACACTATTCCAGAGCTTGCACTCGTTGATGTCTCCACTCGTACACTCAACTTCGTGGCAAACATCAAAGACGAGGAAACAAAATTAAAAGCAGTAGGATTACTTCGTGACGGCAACAAGATTTCCGAAGATAAATTAAAAGCTATTTTGAAGGAGAAGAAAACAGCTACAGATGAAGAAAAAGCCAAGGCAAAGCTGAAAAAAGAATTGGATGAGATTGAAAAAGATGCTTCACTGACTGACTACTCAAAACTTGTCAAGAAGAGTATCAAGCAAAGTGAATTTAAACTCTCTCAAATGCCGGCAAGGATCAAGAAACTCCAGCAAGAAAACAAGGAATTAGAGGAAAAGCTCGATGCCTTGAAAGAGGCAGCCAAAGGCCCTGAAGAAGCAAAGGCCTACATTGAAAAGATACGAGCAACTGCACAAGCCAAGAGAGAAGAAACCTCCTTTGCACGCAAAGGCTGAAGACAAGGGTTCTAAAACCCTGCTTGGAAAGAATTCAAGCCTCTACATAAGCAGGGGCTTTTTCATGTTGAGCAGGCATGTTCCATGTCTTATGCATATATGTTCCAAAATTCTCTGGAAAGCCAGTGGGGATGGGGGTTGCAAAAGTCTTGGTATAACGTCGACGCCAGACGAGACTCCTAAAATTGCTAGAGCGGTGGTAGCTAATCAAATTAGTAGCCAAATATAGAGTCGCCTTGTATAAACGAGTAGAAAATATCAGAAGCAAGAATTAACTACAATCTCAACCTGCCAGCTCAACTAAATTCATCAATTTAAGCAAAAGGGTAATCACATCTGCTATCACAATATATACACAATTCAAAGGATTTTAAAAGCATTGCTTGATTTAACCCTCTATTAGCTTGAGTCACGCACAGGGCAAAAATTAGAAACACCTAGAAGGAAATATATAATCAAAACTTTTACGTGAACTGTGTAGATCTAGGTATGAAAAACTTATGACGTTACGCTCGTTACGCTCGTAGCACCGTAATCTATATAAGTGCTGTATTAATACCAGCTACGTTTACCATGCCGCCTTTCCCTCTTATGTCTTTCAACTAGTGTATTAAAAAAAGAATATATAAGGGCTTTAGCGTAACGAGTTTTATAACTTTGCAGTCATACCAATGCTTTTGCTCGTTACGGTCTATTTTGTGATTAAGCCAATTTATAAGATTAAACTTTTCCAATATCTCATCAGATATAAAAAAGTTAAAACTAAATTTTGAGATAAAGAAACCCATAAGATCATGAAAGCATTCAAAGGGTAAGAAGCAAAGTCTGTTAAAATATATGCAAAGCAGCTCAAGAAATGAATATCGAATCAATCGAGACAGCATTATCTAGAGCAAAAAGGTTTCATCTTGGTAATAATGCGAGAGCTAGATACAACGCACCTGGTGATGACACCAATATTACAATCAATACCAAAGAAAAAGTAGTTGTTGAGAAGCTTTATTTGGTTATGAATATGGATGATTACTGGGGAACGAAAGATAAAGAAAATTAAATGTACGGTAACTACGAAAAAGAGATGCAACATTACCCAACCCTGCGTTCCAACTGATAGTTAGCTTCGAAGTAATTTAATTGAATCTCATGCCACGTTTTCGCAAAGGTCAATTGACTTCAAAGACTGATTTCGAATATGCAATCTATTGGGAACATTTGAGAGCTGAATATTTCAGAGTTAAAGGAAATCAATCCCAATATGACGAGTGCTTAAGGAGAATCACAGAACTAGAATGGCGGAATGCAACACGATTTAGTGCAGACGAAATTGATATCTCTTCAAACAATGATTTACAAGATATTGGCATTGTGCCATCCGATGAAATCTCTATAAAAGACTAAAACTGATAAAAAATTTGCGAGACATCTAATATCATCTGAGATGAGTAATCCGGCTGAACAAAAAAAATAAACATCAACTATGGACAATTGATTCTTTCCATCCCAGCTTTGATTGTCTGCTCTTGTTCTCTGAGCTGCTCTATTTCAGCAAGAGCAGGAATAGCAGGCACAAAGGCATTAACTTGAACTGTGAGAAATGTAACTTCTTCATTCTTTATTTCACGCAATGCGTTAGCACCTGATAGACAAGCAAGAGTTACTGACTTCAGGTCAGCATCCTCTTTTTTCTCCACCTTCTTGATTGATGAGATAGCTGAGTGTATATTCTCCATCAGGTTTCCAGTCATTGCGAATACTGTAGTTGGAGTAAGTGCAAGTAATGCACACAGAACTATTCCTAGTAATCGGCTAATATCAGTTAGTGGCTTCAGTCAATTCTAATTTCTATAGCCATATGAGCAAGAGCTTTCAGTAAGACAACGCCGGCTAACGCCGGCTTTATCGGTTAATGTCCATTCGGAGTTAACCCGATGACATTTCAAACAGTTCCCATTGCATCAGCACAGCTCGACCAACTTGCGGACAATATCCCTGGGTTCACCAGTGATTAGCAATTACTGAAGGATACGCTACAAACAACGATCTTCGTGTCTGGAGCATCTTCTTCATCTGATGGCCGCGCTTCTTACATCCTTGGAAATGAGGGTGAACGTGTGTGGCTTCCTAACACTCTGACATGCTGGATTAACGATCTCAAGATTGTTACTCAAACCTACGAACAATATGATCCTGTTGAAAAGCTACTTGTTTATGTGACAAGTATAACTCGACATCATGGGTCTACCGAATGGGCTTTGATTCATGGGCAAGCTCGTCATTGCTTACAATCATCAAATCGATGTCACCAACAATGATCAAAAAGCGTATTCAAATTAGCCTTAGGCCTAAAGGTCGCGCTTGTTTTGTTGATGTTTCTGCAATCACAGAAGATCAATCT
Coding sequences within it:
- a CDS encoding site-specific integrase yields the protein MPKVLEKRKVAGIKGDIVLLQRGHNSIGYYYREYRSLTRDYKFQKIEGAKDMYEACEQAVDIAFKFKSEFSKEKKVISEQVGVYAPKRQSRKRYKPIKAAIDEYLGEEEKRARSGLIQPGTFKTKNESFRLYIEPYIASKGIKYTQQIDHSTFEEYFIYRARTTALMRQRELAFIKQWINNYLLPNKLLNEMPSKAWYPRQIVRQTDRMANPAINPADWKVIIDYIRDDWRHYHEQGGMKGPATRIWRDAFWHFCLFMKNTGMSPEEILKLKWKNVEIRDIGRIDSKGERQEWLVAYINTIRAKTQQMREIPTNQGKELKRYMQMLKDYCAKYKIPNSIGPNTLVFGNPNLNFEPYGHWRYGRCWREIREELADKLKGHKFSNHPYTLYSMRATFIEDHLRRGTDIFLLARMAGHDVKELMKSYERLDIRERTKEITTIEFGKQKSKEEDFLIDLMQPEDDQI